Proteins encoded together in one Micromonospora auratinigra window:
- a CDS encoding carboxypeptidase regulatory-like domain-containing protein, which yields MRLSLVRRAALAAVVTGAVVLPGATPALAADTGTVSGRLTSSNGTGAADVPVQVWGNGGAEVSGSTTTDADGRYSVDGLTAGDYIVAFLPPERPQQFYRQKTQAWEADRVTVDAGGTTTADDQLVATGVLTGQLQGTAGAYVEAQNQDTWETVAATTDDTGHYRLYVVPGTYVLSFRPVEGSWQSQYVPGTLDPQSAGRYQVAADQTVTVNDTVLGVGSLSGQLTSATGAPVPNASVIVNTATSSSGGSATTDANGEFTVPALLSGGYKVGFFVDGREQYHPGRSSWDTAGVVTVTGGQQTRITERLLGTGSIRVSAVDSVTGAPVSRFCVNSADRCTDGTGTVTLTGLPEGSHDLLVFAPDNSYFTRQVADVRVRADRTTPLTVKLRAGAVVTTTVVDRVTGEPLPDVCVSGFLPKRVTFPENNTCTDATGKVRVGPLATGTYRLFVTPRDREYGRQWVGAEGGTGDERQAVQVEAVAGTVVAGPSVRLDRAGTISGTVRDAVTGAPARSVDVSVLTGVPYLGLDDASTDAEGRYTLSGLGPYAWPVMFAGHPYATVWSGGATSRYTATPVQVTAGGQARLDTVLRSGTEVTGTVTDQDGTPFGQGWVTVRNADTGDMAGFANVEDGRYTIRALGRQRVYLTYSLRRTGGDTTYAGTYKVTGDDGTSRVALFTVPSSGTLAVDLVVPTS from the coding sequence ATGCGCCTTTCCCTCGTACGTCGTGCCGCCTTGGCGGCCGTCGTCACCGGAGCCGTCGTCCTGCCCGGGGCCACCCCGGCGCTGGCGGCGGACACCGGCACGGTCAGCGGGCGGCTGACCAGCAGCAACGGCACCGGGGCGGCCGATGTCCCGGTGCAGGTCTGGGGCAACGGAGGAGCCGAGGTCTCCGGCTCGACCACCACCGACGCCGACGGCCGCTACTCGGTCGACGGCCTGACCGCGGGCGACTACATCGTCGCCTTCCTGCCGCCCGAGCGGCCGCAGCAGTTCTACCGACAGAAGACCCAGGCCTGGGAGGCCGACCGGGTGACCGTCGACGCCGGCGGCACCACCACCGCCGACGACCAGCTCGTCGCCACCGGCGTGCTGACCGGTCAACTCCAGGGCACGGCGGGCGCGTACGTGGAGGCCCAGAACCAGGACACCTGGGAGACGGTCGCCGCCACCACCGACGACACCGGGCACTACCGGCTGTACGTGGTCCCCGGGACCTACGTGCTCTCCTTCCGGCCCGTCGAGGGTTCGTGGCAGAGCCAGTACGTGCCCGGCACGCTCGACCCACAGTCCGCCGGCCGTTACCAGGTGGCCGCCGACCAGACGGTCACCGTCAACGACACCGTGCTGGGCGTGGGCAGCCTCTCCGGCCAGCTCACCAGCGCCACCGGCGCTCCGGTCCCGAACGCGTCCGTCATCGTCAACACCGCCACCAGCTCCAGCGGCGGCAGTGCGACGACCGACGCGAACGGCGAGTTCACCGTGCCGGCGCTGCTCTCCGGCGGGTACAAGGTGGGGTTCTTCGTCGACGGCCGGGAGCAGTACCATCCGGGCCGGTCGAGCTGGGACACCGCCGGCGTGGTGACCGTGACCGGTGGCCAGCAGACCCGGATCACCGAGCGGCTGCTGGGCACCGGCTCGATCCGCGTCTCGGCGGTGGATTCGGTGACCGGGGCGCCCGTGTCACGCTTCTGCGTCAACTCCGCCGACCGGTGCACCGACGGCACCGGCACGGTGACCCTCACCGGCCTCCCCGAGGGCAGCCATGACCTGCTGGTCTTCGCCCCCGACAACAGCTACTTCACCCGGCAGGTCGCCGACGTCCGGGTCCGGGCCGACCGGACCACCCCGCTGACCGTGAAGCTGCGGGCCGGGGCGGTCGTCACCACCACCGTGGTCGACCGGGTCACCGGTGAGCCGCTGCCGGACGTCTGCGTCAGCGGGTTCCTGCCCAAGCGGGTCACCTTCCCCGAGAACAACACCTGTACCGACGCGACCGGCAAGGTACGGGTCGGTCCGCTCGCCACGGGCACGTACCGGCTCTTCGTCACCCCGCGGGACCGGGAGTACGGCCGGCAGTGGGTCGGTGCCGAGGGTGGCACCGGCGACGAGCGGCAGGCCGTTCAGGTCGAGGCCGTGGCGGGCACGGTGGTGGCGGGCCCGTCGGTCCGGCTGGACCGGGCCGGCACGATCAGCGGCACGGTGCGCGACGCGGTCACCGGCGCGCCGGCGCGCAGCGTCGACGTCTCGGTGCTCACCGGGGTGCCCTACCTCGGGCTCGACGACGCCAGCACCGACGCCGAGGGCCGGTACACCCTCAGTGGCCTCGGCCCGTACGCGTGGCCGGTGATGTTCGCCGGCCACCCGTACGCCACGGTGTGGTCGGGCGGCGCCACCAGCCGCTACACCGCCACCCCGGTGCAGGTGACGGCCGGCGGGCAGGCGCGGCTCGACACCGTGCTGCGCTCGGGAACCGAGGTCACCGGCACCGTCACCGACCAGGACGGCACGCCGTTCGGGCAGGGTTGGGTGACGGTCCGCAACGCCGACACCGGTGACATGGCCGGCTTCGCGAACGTCGAGGACGGCCGCTACACGATCCGGGCGCTCGGCCGGCAGCGGGTGTACCTCACCTACTCGCTCCGGCGTACCGGCGGGGACACCACCTACGCCGGCACGTACAAGGTGACCGGTGACGACGGCACCAGCCGGGTGGCGCTGTTCACCGTCCCGAGCAGCGGCACGCTCGCCGTGGACCTGGTCGTCCCGACGAGCTGA
- a CDS encoding WD40/YVTN/BNR-like repeat-containing protein, translated as MSAPEFTGFDVDTVAEAVRQPSLDDLWSAARSRRRRRSAVVAVVVLIALVGAAAGPLAARSGGGPEVAGPVPPPLRPGRAADVILTGPQSAVGVAQIACTLFFTHTGDGGRGWSDWDAGRYQAEDCDRDNEGRDDANLTYNVLDERTYLVREDGPGLSRLSTDHGHTWRDADEAIEPVPAFPRTARPVHCQMACGAIRAVLAVDPTTGTVYRLAGELPSPNPPVAVYPTTDGTIWAAYLPGPGAGEGLIVARSTDRGATWVAQRSVNPKNAIALAAVDDHTAYLLIEPPPPDGTTAPTGTARLLRTTDDGETWTDLGTDLPATRENEYLVLGTDGSLLVARAGYTDPRAGATLFVSRDGGKQFTLAREYRHLEDSVGAAPGRAWLYGRDDLSDVGADHVVVTGDGSGWTRIPLPH; from the coding sequence ATGTCCGCGCCTGAGTTCACCGGCTTCGACGTCGACACCGTAGCCGAGGCCGTCCGCCAACCGTCCCTGGACGACCTGTGGTCCGCCGCCCGGTCCCGGCGACGACGCCGGTCGGCGGTGGTGGCGGTGGTGGTGCTGATCGCCCTCGTCGGCGCGGCCGCCGGCCCATTGGCGGCCCGGTCCGGCGGCGGCCCCGAGGTGGCCGGCCCGGTCCCGCCGCCGCTGCGGCCCGGCCGGGCCGCCGACGTGATCCTGACCGGCCCGCAGTCCGCCGTCGGGGTCGCGCAGATCGCCTGCACGCTCTTCTTCACGCACACCGGCGACGGGGGGCGGGGCTGGTCGGACTGGGACGCCGGTCGCTACCAGGCCGAGGACTGCGACCGCGACAACGAGGGCCGGGACGACGCCAACCTGACGTACAACGTGCTGGACGAGCGCACCTATCTGGTCCGGGAGGACGGACCCGGGCTGTCGCGGCTCTCCACCGACCACGGGCACACCTGGCGGGACGCCGACGAGGCGATCGAGCCGGTGCCCGCCTTCCCCCGCACGGCCCGGCCGGTCCACTGCCAGATGGCGTGCGGCGCGATCAGGGCGGTCCTCGCGGTGGACCCGACCACCGGCACGGTCTACCGGCTGGCCGGCGAACTGCCCTCGCCGAACCCACCGGTGGCGGTCTACCCGACGACCGACGGGACGATCTGGGCGGCGTACCTCCCTGGGCCGGGGGCCGGCGAGGGCCTCATCGTCGCCCGCAGCACCGACCGGGGGGCGACCTGGGTGGCGCAGCGGTCCGTGAACCCGAAGAACGCCATCGCGCTGGCCGCGGTCGACGACCACACCGCCTACCTGCTGATCGAGCCGCCCCCGCCGGACGGCACGACGGCACCGACCGGCACCGCACGGCTGCTGAGGACCACGGACGACGGCGAGACCTGGACGGACCTCGGCACCGACCTGCCGGCCACCCGGGAGAACGAGTACCTGGTGCTCGGCACGGACGGGTCGCTGCTGGTGGCCCGGGCCGGCTACACCGACCCGAGGGCGGGTGCCACGTTGTTCGTCAGCCGGGACGGTGGGAAGCAGTTCACGCTCGCCCGGGAGTATCGCCACCTCGAGGACTCCGTCGGGGCCGCCCCGGGACGGGCCTGGCTCTACGGCCGGGACGACCTGTCGGACGTCGGGGCGGACCACGTCGTCGTCACCGGTGACGGGTCCGGTTGGACGCGGATCCCGCTGCCGCACTGA
- a CDS encoding RNA polymerase sigma factor yields MSDGDLISELYAGCFRRLVVQLYAVTGDLNEAQEAVQEAFTRALAVPRKVAALEHPEAWLRRVAVNVARTRHRRRRVLDTLLRRIGPPPAVADRSPEHLALLAALRDLPEGQRQALALHYLVDLPVDEVAATLGVSAGTVKSRLSRGRQALAARLADSDHDGPGPEPVEPNSIGRKHVRA; encoded by the coding sequence GTGTCCGACGGCGATCTGATCTCGGAGCTGTACGCCGGCTGTTTCCGCCGGCTGGTCGTCCAGTTGTACGCGGTGACCGGTGACCTGAACGAGGCGCAGGAGGCCGTCCAGGAGGCGTTCACCCGGGCGCTGGCCGTGCCCCGCAAGGTGGCCGCCCTGGAACACCCGGAGGCGTGGCTGCGTCGGGTGGCGGTGAACGTGGCCCGCACCCGGCACCGCCGCCGGCGGGTGCTGGACACCCTGCTCCGCCGGATCGGCCCACCGCCGGCCGTCGCCGACCGGTCACCCGAACACCTGGCCCTGCTCGCCGCGCTGCGCGACCTGCCCGAAGGGCAGCGGCAGGCGCTGGCCCTGCACTACCTGGTCGACCTGCCGGTGGACGAGGTGGCGGCGACGCTCGGCGTCTCCGCCGGCACGGTGAAGTCGCGCCTCTCCCGGGGTCGGCAGGCCCTCGCCGCCCGGCTCGCCGACAGCGACCACGACGGCCCCGGTCCCGAACCCGTCGAGCCGAACAGCATCGGGAGGAAGCATGTCCGCGCCTGA
- a CDS encoding response regulator transcription factor, with protein MKERRVLVVEDERTIAESVAARLRAEGFTVDIAGDGPSAVERFRTGRHDLVILDVMLPGFDGLEVCRRIQADRPVPVLMLTARDDETDLLVGLAVGADDYLTKPFSMRELAARVHVLLRRVDRASTGGPASLRLGDIEISRAERRVVRAGAEVHLTPTEFDLLVHLAGRPRTVLPRERLLAEVWGWADGSGTRTVDSHVKALRRKLGADLIRTVHGVGYALEVPA; from the coding sequence ATGAAGGAACGCCGGGTACTGGTGGTCGAGGACGAACGGACCATCGCCGAGTCGGTCGCCGCCCGCCTGCGGGCGGAAGGGTTCACCGTGGACATCGCCGGTGACGGCCCGTCCGCCGTCGAGAGGTTCCGCACCGGGCGGCACGACCTCGTCATCCTCGACGTGATGCTGCCCGGCTTCGACGGGTTGGAGGTGTGCCGGCGGATCCAGGCCGACCGGCCCGTCCCGGTGCTGATGCTCACCGCCCGCGACGACGAGACGGACCTGCTGGTCGGGCTGGCCGTCGGGGCCGACGACTACCTCACCAAGCCGTTCTCCATGCGCGAGCTGGCCGCCCGGGTGCACGTCCTGCTGCGCCGGGTGGACCGGGCGTCGACCGGCGGACCGGCCAGCCTGCGGCTGGGCGACATCGAGATCAGTCGGGCCGAGCGGCGGGTGGTCCGGGCCGGTGCCGAGGTGCACCTCACGCCCACCGAGTTCGACCTGCTGGTCCACCTCGCCGGGCGGCCCCGCACGGTGCTGCCCCGGGAGCGGCTGCTCGCCGAGGTGTGGGGCTGGGCGGACGGCTCGGGCACCCGTACCGTCGACAGCCACGTCAAGGCGCTGCGCCGCAAGCTCGGCGCGGACCTGATCCGGACCGTGCACGGCGTCGGGTACGCGCTGGAGGTCCCCGCGTGA
- a CDS encoding HAMP domain-containing sensor histidine kinase, with translation MTGRAVDWLNDHLPRPLDPVRSIKMKLGVLLVASWAVAVGYFWWGIGWLPPGTSLTAIAIALVIAQVLAHGMTSPLREMTAAAGAMARGDWSRRVRATSRDEVGELAQAFNRMAADLAAADQRRRELIANVSHELRTPITALQGVLENLVDGVATPEPAALRAALAQTERLGRLVADLLDLSRMDAGVVPLRRVRLDVTEFLEEAVEHATATAAGTGRDDVRFRLRPLPVPLAVSADPERLHQVFANLLDNAARHSPPGGTVLVAAEERSGQLRVEVTDEGDGIPAAERSRVFERFTRGERATGGGTGLGLAIAHWVVELHGGTIRAAEPPGGGPTSRPGCRIEVTLPRTEPVRGEAA, from the coding sequence GTGACCGGCCGCGCGGTGGACTGGCTGAACGACCACCTCCCCCGCCCGCTGGACCCGGTCCGGTCGATCAAGATGAAGCTCGGCGTCCTGCTGGTCGCCTCCTGGGCTGTGGCGGTCGGCTACTTCTGGTGGGGGATCGGCTGGCTGCCACCGGGCACCTCGCTCACCGCCATCGCGATCGCCCTGGTCATCGCCCAGGTGCTGGCGCACGGCATGACCTCGCCGCTGCGCGAGATGACCGCGGCGGCCGGGGCGATGGCCCGGGGTGACTGGAGCCGCCGGGTGCGCGCCACCTCCCGGGACGAGGTCGGCGAACTGGCCCAGGCGTTCAACCGGATGGCCGCCGACCTGGCCGCCGCCGACCAGCGCCGGCGCGAGCTGATCGCGAACGTGTCGCACGAGCTGCGCACCCCGATCACCGCGTTGCAGGGGGTGCTGGAGAACCTGGTCGACGGGGTGGCCACGCCGGAGCCGGCCGCGCTGCGGGCCGCGCTGGCCCAGACCGAGCGGCTCGGCCGGCTCGTCGCCGACCTGCTGGACCTGTCCCGGATGGACGCCGGGGTGGTGCCGCTGCGCCGGGTCCGGCTAGACGTCACCGAGTTCCTGGAGGAGGCGGTCGAGCACGCCACGGCGACCGCCGCCGGCACCGGCCGGGACGACGTCCGGTTCCGGCTCCGCCCGCTGCCCGTGCCGCTGGCCGTCTCCGCCGACCCGGAGCGGCTGCACCAGGTCTTCGCCAACCTGCTGGACAACGCCGCCCGACACAGCCCGCCCGGCGGGACCGTCCTGGTCGCCGCCGAGGAGCGGTCCGGTCAGCTGCGCGTCGAGGTGACCGACGAGGGGGACGGCATCCCGGCGGCCGAGCGGTCCCGCGTGTTCGAACGGTTCACCCGGGGCGAGCGGGCGACCGGTGGCGGCACCGGGCTGGGCCTGGCGATCGCGCACTGGGTGGTCGAACTGCACGGTGGCACCATCCGGGCCGCCGAACCACCCGGCGGTGGGCCGACCAGCCGTCCCGGCTGCCGCATCGAGGTGACCCTTCCGCGTACCGAGCCCGTTCGAGGAGAAGCAGCATGA
- a CDS encoding DUF4153 domain-containing protein, translating into MTTAPPPRPPIGQALPHPYATPPPLTRPAPQPSAWARRWPGPTAPARSRVLAATAVAAGTSASVVPLDRPGLGWLVAAVAGAAALGATVLTRPRPAARPGATGASGRVARLVWTLATVALVAVGTVRAAGWLFALCLVAAFGTAALAVAGGRTPLGLLSAGLLPPVAAVRALPWAARGLPRPRPGGPGVGRVLASLGVTVLLLLLFGLLFASADAVFADLVTGALPDVSPAGGTGWLGRALLAGAVLLGGAYLLAAPPDLELRAGPARAVRRLEWVLPLALLDLLFAAFVLVQLTVLFGGSGHVLRTAGLTYAEYARGGFWQLLAVSLLTLLVIAGAVRWAPRDGRTDRILIRVLIGGLALLSLVVVASALYRMRVYTDAYGATRLRLLVAVAELWLGLLFVLVGAATVRLRGSWLPRVALGAAVLALLGLALVDPDRLIAERNVERWQRTGRLDVTYLSGLSPDAVPALDRLPEPLRSCALWRIDAELPADGWRAANLGRAQARAVLAGDPATWPGTFACP; encoded by the coding sequence ATGACGACCGCGCCCCCGCCCCGGCCACCGATCGGCCAGGCCCTGCCCCACCCGTACGCCACTCCGCCGCCGCTGACCCGCCCGGCACCGCAGCCGTCCGCCTGGGCACGCCGCTGGCCGGGACCGACGGCACCGGCCCGATCGCGGGTGCTCGCGGCGACAGCGGTGGCGGCCGGGACGTCCGCCTCGGTGGTGCCGCTGGACCGGCCCGGGCTGGGCTGGCTGGTCGCGGCGGTCGCGGGGGCCGCCGCGCTCGGCGCAACCGTGCTCACCCGGCCCCGGCCGGCCGCCCGTCCCGGCGCCACGGGGGCGTCGGGCCGGGTGGCCCGGCTGGTCTGGACGCTCGCCACGGTCGCCCTGGTGGCGGTCGGCACGGTCCGCGCGGCCGGCTGGCTCTTCGCGCTCTGCCTGGTGGCCGCGTTCGGCACCGCCGCGCTCGCGGTCGCCGGTGGACGTACGCCGTTGGGCCTGCTCAGCGCCGGCCTGCTGCCACCGGTCGCCGCCGTCCGGGCGCTGCCCTGGGCGGCGCGCGGGCTGCCCCGCCCCCGGCCCGGTGGACCGGGCGTCGGTCGGGTGCTGGCCAGCCTCGGCGTCACCGTGCTGCTGCTGCTCCTCTTCGGACTCCTCTTCGCCTCGGCCGACGCGGTCTTCGCCGACCTGGTGACCGGGGCGTTGCCCGACGTGTCGCCGGCGGGTGGGACCGGTTGGCTGGGCCGCGCGCTGCTCGCCGGGGCGGTGCTGCTCGGCGGGGCGTACCTGCTGGCCGCGCCGCCCGACCTGGAGCTGCGGGCCGGCCCGGCCCGGGCGGTCCGCCGGTTGGAGTGGGTGCTCCCGCTGGCCCTGCTCGACCTGCTCTTCGCCGCATTCGTGCTGGTGCAGCTCACCGTGCTCTTCGGCGGCTCCGGGCACGTGCTGCGCACCGCCGGCCTGACCTACGCCGAGTACGCCCGGGGCGGCTTCTGGCAGTTGCTCGCGGTGTCGCTGCTGACCCTGCTGGTGATCGCCGGCGCGGTGCGCTGGGCGCCCCGGGACGGCCGGACCGACCGGATCCTGATCCGGGTGCTGATCGGCGGCCTGGCCCTGCTCAGCCTGGTGGTGGTGGCCTCGGCGCTCTACCGGATGCGGGTCTACACCGACGCGTACGGGGCGACCCGGTTGCGCCTGCTGGTGGCGGTGGCCGAACTCTGGCTGGGGCTGCTCTTCGTGCTGGTCGGGGCGGCCACGGTCCGACTGCGCGGGTCCTGGCTGCCCCGGGTGGCGCTGGGTGCGGCGGTGCTCGCGCTGCTCGGTCTCGCCCTGGTCGACCCGGACCGGCTGATCGCCGAGCGGAACGTGGAGCGCTGGCAGCGGACCGGGCGGCTGGACGTCACGTACCTCTCCGGTCTCTCCCCGGACGCGGTCCCGGCGCTGGACCGGCTGCCGGAGCCGCTGCGGTCCTGCGCCCTGTGGCGGATCGACGCGGAGCTGCCGGCGGACGGCTGGCGGGCGGCGAACCTGGGCCGGGCGCAGGCCCGGGCGGTGCTGGCCGGCGATCCGGCGACCTGGCCGGGCACCTTCGCCTGCCCTTGA
- a CDS encoding sodium/solute symporter gives MDNGYVVPAIVVVTLATVGIGFYGLRLARTTSDFLVASRAVSPTWNAAAIGGEYLSAASFLGVAGLILKYGVDVLWYPVGFAAGYLALLLFVAAPLRRSGAFTLPDFCEVRLGSRRLRKLATLFVIFIGWLYLVPQLQGAGLTLATVAGSPYPVGALLVAVVVTANVALGGMRAITFVQAFQYWLKLTALAVPAIFLALQWQADARPAVTPPDGPAFRTATTVVVEHRATLTFPGGDVREVRPGDRLDFAAGDPVPEVSGAATDPADWLLPDTAGDDDRGLFATYSLILATFLGTMGLPHVLVRFYTNPDGAAARRTTLVVLALVGVFYLLPTLYGVLGRIYTPQLLVSGQTDAVVVLLPTAALGDGTPARLLAALVAAGAFAAFLSTSSGLLTSVAGVISTDVLGRGSVRGFRLATLIAGGVPAVLALNVSGLDVSQVVGLAFAVAASSFCPLLVLGIWWRGLTDLGAAAGVLVGGGAAIGAVLLTVLGPPLSGWPATLTTQPAAWTVPLAFTVMVAVSIATRRRLPPDVGATMLRLHTPEALRL, from the coding sequence ATGGACAACGGGTACGTCGTCCCGGCGATCGTGGTGGTCACCCTGGCCACGGTCGGGATCGGCTTCTACGGCCTGCGGCTGGCCCGGACCACCTCGGACTTCCTGGTCGCCTCCCGGGCGGTCAGCCCGACCTGGAACGCCGCCGCGATCGGCGGTGAGTACCTGTCGGCGGCGAGCTTCCTGGGCGTCGCCGGGCTGATCCTGAAGTACGGCGTGGACGTGCTCTGGTATCCGGTCGGGTTCGCCGCCGGCTACCTGGCGCTGCTGCTCTTCGTGGCCGCGCCGCTGCGCCGCTCCGGGGCGTTCACCCTGCCGGACTTCTGCGAGGTGCGGCTCGGTTCGCGGCGGCTGCGCAAGCTGGCCACCCTCTTCGTGATCTTCATCGGTTGGCTCTACCTGGTGCCGCAGTTGCAGGGTGCGGGGCTGACCCTGGCCACGGTGGCCGGTTCGCCGTACCCGGTGGGGGCGCTGCTGGTCGCGGTGGTGGTGACCGCGAACGTGGCGCTGGGCGGGATGCGGGCGATCACCTTCGTCCAGGCCTTCCAGTACTGGTTGAAGCTGACCGCGCTGGCCGTACCCGCGATCTTCCTGGCCTTGCAGTGGCAGGCCGACGCCCGCCCGGCGGTGACCCCGCCCGACGGGCCGGCGTTCCGGACCGCGACCACCGTCGTGGTCGAGCACCGCGCGACCCTCACCTTCCCCGGCGGCGACGTCCGGGAGGTACGCCCCGGCGACCGGCTCGACTTCGCCGCCGGTGACCCGGTGCCGGAGGTCTCGGGTGCGGCCACCGACCCGGCCGACTGGTTGCTCCCCGACACGGCCGGGGACGACGACCGGGGCCTGTTCGCGACGTACTCGCTGATCCTGGCCACCTTCCTGGGCACCATGGGCCTGCCGCACGTGCTGGTCCGCTTCTACACCAACCCGGACGGCGCGGCGGCCCGCCGCACCACGCTGGTGGTGCTCGCTTTGGTCGGCGTCTTCTACCTGCTGCCCACCCTGTACGGCGTGCTGGGCCGGATCTACACCCCGCAACTGCTGGTGAGCGGGCAGACGGACGCGGTGGTGGTGCTGCTGCCCACGGCCGCGCTCGGCGACGGCACGCCCGCCCGGCTGCTCGCCGCGCTGGTCGCGGCGGGGGCGTTCGCGGCCTTCCTCTCCACCTCGTCGGGGCTGCTCACCAGCGTCGCCGGGGTTATCTCCACGGACGTGCTCGGGCGCGGCTCGGTCCGTGGCTTCCGACTGGCCACGCTGATCGCCGGTGGGGTCCCGGCGGTGCTCGCGCTGAACGTCTCCGGCCTGGACGTCTCCCAGGTGGTGGGGCTGGCCTTCGCGGTGGCCGCGTCGAGCTTCTGCCCGCTGCTGGTGCTGGGCATCTGGTGGCGCGGCCTGACCGACCTGGGGGCTGCCGCCGGGGTGCTGGTGGGTGGCGGGGCGGCGATCGGCGCGGTGCTGCTCACCGTGCTCGGCCCGCCGCTGAGCGGCTGGCCGGCGACGTTGACCACCCAGCCGGCCGCGTGGACGGTGCCGCTGGCGTTCACCGTGATGGTGGCGGTGTCGATCGCCACCCGCCGCCGGCTGCCCCCCGACGTCGGCGCCACCATGCTCCGCCTGCACACCCCGGAGGCGCTGCGCCTCTAG
- a CDS encoding pyridoxamine 5'-phosphate oxidase family protein, which yields MAEPRSTEQRWADTRHRLEHDVDVWVATAAPAGGRPYLVPLSFLWDGETLLLATSERTPTGRNMRDTGRVRLGLGTTRDVIMVDGSVEMIPHEELPGAAADAFAAKTGFDPRTFTEKHSWFRVRPDRIQAWRESNEIPGRDLPR from the coding sequence ATGGCGGAACCGAGGTCGACAGAGCAGCGCTGGGCGGACACCCGGCACCGGCTGGAGCACGACGTCGACGTCTGGGTGGCCACCGCCGCCCCGGCCGGCGGCCGGCCCTACCTGGTGCCGCTCTCCTTCCTCTGGGACGGTGAGACGCTGCTGCTCGCCACCTCCGAGCGGACGCCGACCGGCCGGAACATGCGCGACACCGGCCGGGTCCGCCTCGGCCTCGGCACCACCCGTGACGTGATCATGGTGGACGGCTCGGTCGAGATGATCCCGCACGAGGAGCTGCCCGGGGCGGCGGCCGACGCGTTCGCCGCGAAGACCGGCTTCGACCCGCGCACGTTCACCGAGAAACACTCGTGGTTCCGGGTCCGCCCGGACCGGATCCAGGCCTGGCGCGAGTCGAACGAGATCCCCGGCCGCGACCTGCCCCGCTGA
- a CDS encoding ABC transporter ATP-binding protein: MTDEHPALSLRGLAKRFDDKVAVAGVDLDVPTGSFYGLLGPNGAGKTTTLSMAVGLLRPDAGQARVLGYDVWADPVRAKGLLGVMPDGVRLFDRLSGAELLAYHGLLRGMDPAEVDRRAAELLDVLALGDAGRTLVVDYSAGMKKKIGLACALLHGPRLLVLDEPFEAVDPVSAALIRDILHRYVTGGGTVVFSSHVMEVVERLCSHVAILTQGRIAKVGPLDRVRGDRSLEEVFVEVVGGRTATGEELSWLSR, from the coding sequence ATGACCGATGAGCACCCCGCGCTGTCCCTCCGTGGCCTGGCCAAGCGGTTCGACGACAAGGTTGCGGTCGCCGGGGTCGACCTGGACGTGCCGACCGGATCGTTCTACGGGCTGCTCGGCCCGAACGGGGCCGGCAAGACCACCACCCTCTCGATGGCCGTCGGTCTGCTGCGGCCCGACGCCGGCCAGGCCCGGGTGCTCGGGTACGACGTGTGGGCCGACCCGGTCCGCGCGAAGGGCCTGCTCGGGGTGATGCCGGACGGCGTACGCCTCTTCGACCGGCTCAGCGGGGCGGAGCTGCTCGCGTACCACGGGTTGTTGCGCGGGATGGATCCGGCGGAGGTCGACCGGCGGGCGGCCGAGCTGCTGGACGTGCTCGCCCTCGGCGACGCCGGTCGGACCCTGGTGGTCGACTACTCGGCGGGCATGAAGAAGAAGATCGGCCTGGCCTGCGCGCTGCTGCACGGCCCCCGGCTGCTGGTGCTGGACGAGCCGTTCGAGGCGGTCGACCCGGTCTCGGCGGCGCTGATCCGCGACATCCTGCACCGGTACGTCACCGGTGGCGGCACGGTGGTCTTCTCCAGCCACGTGATGGAGGTGGTCGAGCGGCTCTGCTCGCACGTGGCGATCCTGACCCAGGGGCGGATCGCCAAGGTCGGCCCACTCGACCGGGTACGCGGCGACCGGTCGCTGGAGGAGGTCTTCGTCGAGGTGGTCGGCGGCCGGACCGCGACCGGTGAGGAGCTGTCGTGGCTGTCCCGGTGA